The Anoxybacillus amylolyticus DNA segment CCTTTTCTTGAATAAGCGAAGCCACCGCTTGTAATATACGGTCTCCTATGCTGTGACCAAGTGAATCGTTCACATATTTAAAGCGATCAATATCCATATATAATAATGCAACCGTTTTTTTCGTTTGTTTTGCTTTTGTAACCCACTTCCATACGTTGTCGTAAAACAATCGCCGATTCGCTAGCCCTGTTAACGGATCATAATAAGCAAGTTGTTGAATTCGCTTGTCCTGTTCCACTCTTTCAGTTACATCTTTTGCAATAATCGATACTCCTATGACACTTTTATTTATCCAAATGGGAACAGGAGTAGCACTGACGTATAAAAAAGTTCCTTTTTTATGTCGGATGCGAAAATCGAGATGACGAGCATATCCTTCGGACGTATCGATCAACGCCTCTAGAATTTTTGGTAAATCGTCAGGCACTACTAAATCATGCAAAGACATTTTTAGCAATTCGTGGCGAGGATACCCTGTCATTTGTGCAGCTGCACGATTCACAGCAAAAAATGTTCCATCGGAATGGAGGGAAAAAACAGCATCTTGATTATATTCAAACAACGATTGATAGTGCTGGCGACTTTCTTGCAACTCTTCTTTGATTTTCGCTTGTTCAATTGCTAAACCGGCCAAGGAAGAAAACGTATAAATAATTTCCATATCTTCTTCATTAGGTTCACAAGAAGTATAATGATAAATCCCGAAGGTTCCTAGGACGATTTTTTTGGATGAAAAAATAGGAACAGACCAACAAGCCCGCAACCCGTATTTCAATGCAACTTCTTTATAATTTTGCCAAAGTGGGTCTGTCTCAATATTTGCAACGACAACTAATTCTTGTCGAAATGCGGCTGCGCCACATGAGCCAACGTCTGGACCAACGCAAAAACCGTTTATCGCTTCCACATAATCTTGTGGCAAACTAGGAGCCGCACCATGATAAAGCCGATTCGTATCCTCGTTCAATAGTAAAATCGAACAAACGATTTCTGGTCGAATTTGTTCTACGGTATGAGTGATTTCCGTTAAAATATCAACAAGGGGCATTTCTTTAGCAATTAATTCTAAAATTTTTTTTTGACCTGCCAACAGTTCTTTTGCCTTTTTTTCTGCGGAAATATTATGACAAGAAGCAAGGAAAATCGTGTGCCCGTCTTCAGTTGTTGCGCGGCACATGTTTTCTTGTACATACACTATTTCACCGTTTTTTTTCATTTTTCTAAATTCGAAGCTATAGATTCGCCCTAGTTCATAATCGTGAAGTTTGCTTATTTGTTCGTTTACTTTTTCTTTGTCACGAGGATGGACAACGATTAATGCATGTTTGCCGATGAGCTCGTCCCGTCGGTATCCTAAATAACGAGCGGCAAATTCATTCACGTCTAATATAAATCCATCTATGTCTAAAATAAATTGCATCGCAGGCATCCAAAAATAAAATGGGACATACGGCGATTGATGCATAAGTAGCAACTCCATTCTATGAAAATATAGCTATTTATGATACTATACTACCATGTATGACTCGAATTTTGTCGAAAAAAATCGTGTGTAATCACCTTTTATTATACAATAAAAAATGAATGCATAGTTTGTTATTTTTTGTTAAAATGAGAAATGTTTATTGATTCACATGCGAAAATAGGAGGGAGTCAAGTTGAAAACACGAGGGAAAATTGTATCCATGTATGTGTTAACAGTAGTTGCCCTTATTGCAATAATTAATGCCATCATTTATTTTCAATTCCAATCGTTAATTGCCCATAAAGTTATTAGCATGGATGCGCAGATGGCATTACAATTGATCGACACAAAATACGAAGGCAGTTGGCAATTAAAAGGTGGCGAACTATATAAAGGGGAAATGAAAATAAGGGAAAATAATGAGCTTGTCGATTATGTAAAACAAACAGCTCATACCGATAGTACGATTTTCCTTGGGGACGAACGAATAGCGACAACTATTGAAAAAGATGGTCAACGGCAAGTTGGCACCAAAGCAGCCCCAGAAGTCGCGCAAGAGGTGCTGAAAAAAGGGCATCATTATATCGGAAAAGCGGATGTGGTTGGTACCCCTTACATTACAAGTTACTTGCCAATTAAAGATGATAGCGGCAATGTGATCGGTATGTTTTTTGTGGGAATCCCGCAAGAAGTCGTGAACAAAGATGTGAATGCTGTAATTTGGAAAATCGTTATTATTTCACTTGCTTCTTTAGCCTTTGGCGTCGGGTTGTACTATTTCCTTATTACTTCTCGAATTATTAAGCCGCTGCATACGGCGAAAAGATATATGAACACGATGTCACAAGGAGATTTTACAACCGAATTTCCAACCCGATTGCTTGCTTCGAATGATGAATTTGGAGAAATGACGAGAGCATTGGCTGAATTGCAAACAAAAATGCAACAAGCACTTGCTAATATTCAACAACAATCAGTCGAAGTTGGAAATCAAGCAGGGACGCTTGCCGCGACGTCCGAGCAAATGTCCGCCTCTACCGAAGAAGTGGCCTCAACGATGCAGCAAGTAGCAGAAGGGGCGACTAATCAAGCGAACGATTTGACAGAAATTGTACATTCTCTTGCGTACTTAACACAAAAAGTGGAAAATGTGTACGTTGAACTGGGAAAAGTGAAAGAGGAGACGGTTCGCACAGTCAATAAAGCAGATATCGGCAAGCAGGAAATGGACGCGCTTATTGCAGCGATTGACGAAATGAAACAGGCATTTGATGTAGTCGTGGAAAAAGTAGCGAATTTAACAAAATCAGTGGAACAAATTAGCCATATCACCGAAATGATTTCCACGATTTCTGAACAAACGAACTTATTGGCGCTAAACGCGGCGATTGAAGCGGCGCGTGCTGGAGCAGCTGGAAAAGGATTTGCGGTTGTTGCAGATGAAGTGCGAAAACTCGCGGAGCAAGCTAAAGCGTCAACA contains these protein-coding regions:
- a CDS encoding EAL domain-containing protein; this encodes MHQSPYVPFYFWMPAMQFILDIDGFILDVNEFAARYLGYRRDELIGKHALIVVHPRDKEKVNEQISKLHDYELGRIYSFEFRKMKKNGEIVYVQENMCRATTEDGHTIFLASCHNISAEKKAKELLAGQKKILELIAKEMPLVDILTEITHTVEQIRPEIVCSILLLNEDTNRLYHGAAPSLPQDYVEAINGFCVGPDVGSCGAAAFRQELVVVANIETDPLWQNYKEVALKYGLRACWSVPIFSSKKIVLGTFGIYHYTSCEPNEEDMEIIYTFSSLAGLAIEQAKIKEELQESRQHYQSLFEYNQDAVFSLHSDGTFFAVNRAAAQMTGYPRHELLKMSLHDLVVPDDLPKILEALIDTSEGYARHLDFRIRHKKGTFLYVSATPVPIWINKSVIGVSIIAKDVTERVEQDKRIQQLAYYDPLTGLANRRLFYDNVWKWVTKAKQTKKTVALLYMDIDRFKYVNDSLGHSIGDRILQAVASLIQEKVAEKGTVARMSGDEFTVVLPNLDYQHEAIDVAKSILRTFQEPIRIGELDLFLTSSIGIAFYPHHSDDVDTLIQYADMAMYEVKRKGKNDYFVYEPRLLEQKLPNLILLNDLHKSIQNNELSVVYQPIVDVQTRNVQAMETLVRWYHPVHGQVSPGQFISLAEETGFIVSIGEWVLRQACEQHKMWCELGLPPIRIAVNISVKELLDPHFAKRIEWILEEKQMSPQCLELEITESMMIYNESVILANLQRMKEMGVRLAIDDFGTGYSSLAYVKRLEVDTVKIDQSFIADCPHSYYGSVITNTIISLAHHLGMNVIAEGVENLEQLRYLEEKGCQEAQGYLFSVPLRAEEATRLLFHGIRHLT
- a CDS encoding methyl-accepting chemotaxis protein → MKTRGKIVSMYVLTVVALIAIINAIIYFQFQSLIAHKVISMDAQMALQLIDTKYEGSWQLKGGELYKGEMKIRENNELVDYVKQTAHTDSTIFLGDERIATTIEKDGQRQVGTKAAPEVAQEVLKKGHHYIGKADVVGTPYITSYLPIKDDSGNVIGMFFVGIPQEVVNKDVNAVIWKIVIISLASLAFGVGLYYFLITSRIIKPLHTAKRYMNTMSQGDFTTEFPTRLLASNDEFGEMTRALAELQTKMQQALANIQQQSVEVGNQAGTLAATSEQMSASTEEVASTMQQVAEGATNQANDLTEIVHSLAYLTQKVENVYVELGKVKEETVRTVNKADIGKQEMDALIAAIDEMKQAFDVVVEKVANLTKSVEQISHITEMISTISEQTNLLALNAAIEAARAGAAGKGFAVVADEVRKLAEQAKASTEEITKLISSIQTDAADVTGTSQQVQQCIHEQTTAVEKTVRSFGDILDSISRIAPLLKRTDEAIGEIVKAKDGVIGKVEQISAVAEENSAATEEVTASTEELTASAQEIAATAQQLSAISDHLQQTVRQFKV